In bacterium, the sequence TTCATCGGGTCGTCCGCCTCGCATCCGAACCGGAAGTTCCGCTCGAAGATCGTCTTGATGTCCTCGGCGCTCCCGATCCCGCTCGCCTCGAAGTCGTCGCGGAAGAGCCCGGGTCCCGACAGGTGGGAAAGGCCTTCCTCGAGCTCGTCGAGGTGCTTCTTGAAACGCGCCGAGCCGTGGCTCTCGAAGAGCGCTCGGATCATGTCACGGTCGATCTTGTCCGGATCGTAGGCGTGGACGCCGGGCACCCCGCGCTTCTCGAAGTGGCCCACGAAATCCGAGTAGAGGTTCGCTGCCCAGGCGACGCCGCCTTCGAGGAACGCGCAGCGCAGCGCGGGGAAGCGCATGGGCACCCCGTGCATCACCAGCGACCGACAGGTCGCTTCACCGGCCTGCGCGAAGTTCCCCAGATGGTTGTAGACGTAGTTCGTCTGGGACATCCGCGAGCCCCAGCCCATCGCGCTCGAATGGAAGGTCGGCGCGACCCCGAGCTCGACGCATCTGGCCCAGACCGGGTCGTAGTCGTAGGGGCTCTCGGGCCCGAAGGTGTCGACCCATCGCGCGCCCCTCGGCGCCGCGGCGTCGTCGACGAGCGGTCGGTACACGAGTCCGTTCAGGAGCACCGCCTTCAGCCCGAGCTCGGTCACGCAGTACTCGAGCTCGTCGATCGCCTCCCCGGGGTCGTACATCGGGATCATCGCCACCGGCGACAGACGATCCGAGTAGGGCGCGTACATCTCCGCAGCGCAGCGATTGAACGCGCGGATCGACGCGCGGCGCAGGTCGGTCTGATCGAGGCTCATGCCCGTGAGCCCCATCGTCGGATAGAGCACGGCGTAGTCGATGCCGAACTCGTCGAGTCGGTCGTAGAGCAGACCCGGCAGCATTCCCGTGGCGCGGTCGCGGGTGTTCTCCGCCGGATAGGGCCACCAGGTGAGCTTGAAGGCCCCCATCGCCCGCCGGTCGTCGATCGACAGCGACTCGAGCGCACGCCCCGCTTCGACGACCTGATCGAACTGCGCCGCGAGTTCCCGGCCTCCTTCCTCGACGAGGAAGTCCCGGACCGCGGGCAGGAACTCGATGATGTGTCCGTCGGCGTCGATCACCGGATGATCGAGGCGGGCGCGGATCTCCTGGGACGTGGCATGGGGCGTGCTGGACATGGGACCTCCGGAGTCGGTCCTTCGACGCTACCGCGTCGCGCCCTCTCGCGTCACGGCTCCTGCCGGGCAACGCCGCCCGAGATCGGCCCGGGCCCCGCGAGCGGCGCCGAGGGTTCTCCCTCTTCCGGCAGGTTGTGCGCCCAGACCCGCTGGTTCCGCCGTTCGACGATCGCCCAGGATCCGTCGCGCAAGGCGAAGCGATCCTCGTAGCGCGTCCCGCTCACGTTCTGCATCACGAGCCCCGCGGCGTCGGGCGGATAGGTCGCGGAGTTGATCGAGTAGGTGTCGACCCGGGCCTCCCCCGCTTCGAGGTCGAGCTCGATCCAGGGCGTCCCGAAGACATGGAGCGTCGACTCGAGCTCGGGCAGCGATGCGGACAGGAACGACATCGTCGCGTCGAGGTCGCCCGTGAAGAAGTCGCCGTAGTGGACGCGCGCGTCCGCGTGGAAGCAGGCGCGGACCGCCTCGAAGTCCCGCGCGTCCACCGCGCGTGCGTAGCGCTGGATCACCCGCGTGATCGCCCGCTCCGCGAGCAGGATCGCCAGCGCTTCGCCCTCTCCCATGCCCGATCTCAGCCCAGCTTCGACGTCTTCACGACCTTCGTCCGGACCCGCTTGGGTTTCGAGGTCGGGAAGATGTAGCGCCAGTAGATCGTGCCGGCGCCCTGCCCTTCCGTGTCGAGCCAGTTCGGCACGCCCGGGTCCTCGTGGGCGATCACGATCCGGAACGAACCATCGTCCTCGTAGGTGATCTGGTTCCGGTTGAGCGAGATCTGGCGATTCGCGTAGTCGTAGCTCTGCATGAACGCGTTCCAGAGCACGACGTTCGCGAAGCGGCAACCCGGGAAGCGGCCGGTCATGACGAGGGCCTCGTCCGGTGCGAGTTCGTACTTCGTCTGCGCGTACCAGGCGTGGGTGTTCCCGTAGGCCTGGTCGCCGGACGCGCTCGCCCACTGGCCCGGCGCCGTGAACTCGTTCTTCTCGAGCGAGACCCAGCCGAGCTTCTTCGCCATCTCCGGGCTCGTCTTCTGGAACGTCATCGCAGAATGCTCGCGCACGAAGTTGGCGACCCACTCGAGATGCTTCGCGACGCCCTCGTCCCCTTCGTTCGGCGGAAGCGGTTCGGGATCGATCACCTCGAGGTTGATCGGGATCACGCGACCCGGGATCGCCGCCACGTTCTGGCGCGCTTCGTGGTAGTGGCGCGTCGTGATCTGGCTGGCGCCGTCCTCGAGCTTCATCCAGTTGCCCTTCGCGGGCTTGTCGCGGCTGACGATGATCTCGTAGCTGCCGTCGCCGTTGATCTCCATGTCGAGATCACTGAGCGCCGAGATCGAGCCACGGGCGGCGTGACCCTCGTGGCTGCCGCGTTCGATCGTGAAGGACGTGAAGACCGCCGCCCCGACGTTGCCGGTGACGCGATAGGCCATGTCGTCCCGGATCGGCGCGAAGT encodes:
- a CDS encoding amidohydrolase, with product MSSTPHATSQEIRARLDHPVIDADGHIIEFLPAVRDFLVEEGGRELAAQFDQVVEAGRALESLSIDDRRAMGAFKLTWWPYPAENTRDRATGMLPGLLYDRLDEFGIDYAVLYPTMGLTGMSLDQTDLRRASIRAFNRCAAEMYAPYSDRLSPVAMIPMYDPGEAIDELEYCVTELGLKAVLLNGLVYRPLVDDAAAPRGARWVDTFGPESPYDYDPVWARCVELGVAPTFHSSAMGWGSRMSQTNYVYNHLGNFAQAGEATCRSLVMHGVPMRFPALRCAFLEGGVAWAANLYSDFVGHFEKRGVPGVHAYDPDKIDRDMIRALFESHGSARFKKHLDELEEGLSHLSGPGLFRDDFEASGIGSAEDIKTIFERNFRFGCEADDPMNAVGFNRSVNPMGAQIRAIFSSDIGHWDVTDMSETVEEAWELVDEGLLSEEDFRDFTFVNAASMWREANPSFFDDTVVAEAVKAL
- a CDS encoding DUF1214 domain-containing protein, giving the protein MDRRDFMKSVGAAGGLSMMTGGLAEMASADGHAEGSGTAARAAMRGLLDTIRGVEDQLIRADRGFTQAELAEAERSLAHILYTALDFWLEAKPHRPVFRPYVTPTRKLLGCNPDSVYYFAPIRDDMAYRVTGNVGAAVFTSFTIERGSHEGHAARGSISALSDLDMEINGDGSYEIIVSRDKPAKGNWMKLEDGASQITTRHYHEARQNVAAIPGRVIPINLEVIDPEPLPPNEGDEGVAKHLEWVANFVREHSAMTFQKTSPEMAKKLGWVSLEKNEFTAPGQWASASGDQAYGNTHAWYAQTKYELAPDEALVMTGRFPGCRFANVVLWNAFMQSYDYANRQISLNRNQITYEDDGSFRIVIAHEDPGVPNWLDTEGQGAGTIYWRYIFPTSKPKRVRTKVVKTSKLG
- a CDS encoding nuclear transport factor 2 family protein: MGEGEALAILLAERAITRVIQRYARAVDARDFEAVRACFHADARVHYGDFFTGDLDATMSFLSASLPELESTLHVFGTPWIELDLEAGEARVDTYSINSATYPPDAAGLVMQNVSGTRYEDRFALRDGSWAIVERRNQRVWAHNLPEEGEPSAPLAGPGPISGGVARQEP